From Thalassococcus sp. S3, one genomic window encodes:
- a CDS encoding TRAP transporter small permease: MSIWADTGAIFSALASQDSWEISNAMRSNAAWIFGASATVLGGLLVMFVYRAVPFVERHLERTVMVFSYLAIAMIIFWGVIDRFVFNNQEAWSTTIPPLLFMIMAWFGAAFNVRLRTHLSFSEFRTAMPRNGQMACLLLDAALWLGFAIIVVTTTTRLTALSASNFQIVLGTDDVMQWWFLITAPVAFLLMAGRVFQNLADDIDNYRNGEPLIKQAVIGGDV, encoded by the coding sequence ATGTCTATCTGGGCCGACACAGGCGCAATCTTCAGCGCGCTTGCATCACAGGATTCCTGGGAGATCAGCAACGCCATGCGGTCTAACGCGGCGTGGATCTTCGGTGCATCCGCGACCGTCCTGGGTGGATTGCTGGTCATGTTCGTTTACCGCGCCGTGCCGTTTGTCGAACGGCATCTGGAACGGACGGTTATGGTCTTTTCCTACCTTGCCATCGCGATGATCATCTTCTGGGGGGTGATTGACCGCTTCGTCTTTAACAATCAGGAAGCGTGGTCGACGACAATCCCACCGCTTCTGTTCATGATCATGGCCTGGTTCGGCGCTGCCTTTAACGTGCGCCTTCGCACGCATCTGAGCTTTTCGGAGTTTCGCACGGCCATGCCCCGTAACGGCCAGATGGCCTGCCTGCTTCTTGACGCGGCACTTTGGCTTGGTTTCGCAATCATCGTGGTCACGACGACGACGCGTTTGACCGCACTCTCAGCCTCGAATTTTCAGATCGTGCTGGGCACGGATGACGTCATGCAATGGTGGTTTCTGATCACGGCTCCGGTTGCCTTTCTGCTGATGGCCGGTCGGGTGTTTCAAAACCTGGCTGACGATATCGACAACTATCGCAACGGTGAGCCGTTGATCAAACAGGCTGTGATCGGGGGGGATGTGTGA
- the dctP gene encoding TRAP transporter substrate-binding protein DctP, whose amino-acid sequence MRLTEKLSRISRRDLFKLAGQYGMSSTLMAAGGFTGAMSLASLASAAESTYERRFSKPAKHNLKFGASGFNARNLLIERAGALEFARDLESRTDGEIRIEFIGDNQICGQLSCVEKTQQGIIDIYAASTQNSAGGAPYLNVLDYAFMFPGRASQYHFLYHPKSQEILRDPLEKRHGLKFLFSHCELRGIQLGLGWEDKPTVTKLEQLFGTKNRVTGTQLGRIAMQALNLNPVPVAWEETLDGLKQGLIDGAETWASAVAYANMSPVVSQSVDLKFFCGTEHTSMKASTFDGLEGYLQDAVMESSYWAQVHVQAANEAALVKTVGFSDPQLPNTIFVENNVRPAFLPDSEIKMAEEMCSPEFQPQLWEQWRDRLNGWAGGIDTYQEIYDIAREVSADMLPENVEPRRWWKG is encoded by the coding sequence ATGAGATTAACTGAGAAGCTCAGCCGTATATCGCGGCGGGATCTGTTTAAGCTGGCTGGTCAATATGGGATGTCTTCGACGCTCATGGCGGCGGGCGGTTTTACGGGTGCCATGAGCCTGGCCAGCTTGGCGTCAGCAGCCGAATCAACCTATGAGCGTCGCTTTTCGAAACCGGCAAAGCACAATCTGAAATTTGGCGCGTCCGGCTTTAATGCCCGCAACCTGCTGATCGAACGGGCCGGTGCGTTGGAATTCGCGCGGGATCTGGAAAGCCGCACAGACGGTGAGATCCGCATCGAATTCATCGGCGACAACCAGATCTGCGGGCAGCTGTCCTGCGTGGAGAAAACCCAGCAGGGCATCATCGACATCTACGCGGCATCCACGCAGAACTCCGCGGGGGGCGCGCCCTATCTGAACGTTCTTGATTATGCGTTCATGTTCCCGGGCCGCGCGTCGCAGTATCACTTCCTCTATCATCCCAAGAGCCAGGAGATCCTGCGCGATCCGCTGGAGAAGCGGCATGGGCTGAAATTCCTTTTCAGCCATTGCGAATTGCGCGGCATCCAGCTGGGTCTTGGCTGGGAAGACAAACCGACCGTCACAAAACTCGAGCAGCTCTTCGGCACGAAGAACCGGGTGACGGGGACGCAGCTGGGTCGCATCGCGATGCAGGCGCTGAACCTGAACCCGGTGCCCGTGGCGTGGGAAGAAACACTCGACGGTCTGAAACAGGGCTTGATCGACGGGGCGGAAACCTGGGCGTCGGCGGTGGCATACGCCAACATGTCGCCGGTGGTCAGCCAATCGGTCGACCTGAAGTTCTTCTGCGGAACCGAACACACCTCGATGAAGGCGTCCACATTCGATGGCCTGGAAGGTTACTTGCAGGACGCGGTGATGGAATCGTCCTACTGGGCACAGGTTCACGTGCAGGCAGCGAACGAGGCCGCGCTTGTCAAAACGGTCGGGTTCTCCGATCCGCAGTTGCCCAACACGATCTTTGTTGAAAACAACGTGCGCCCGGCCTTCCTGCCTGACAGCGAGATCAAGATGGCGGAGGAGATGTGCTCGCCCGAGTTCCAGCCGCAGCTTTGGGAGCAATGGCGCGACCGTTTGAATGGCTGGGCCGGTGGCATCGACACCTATCAGGAGATCTATGACATCGCGCGCGAGGTTTCGGCGGATATGCTGCCCGAAAACGTGGAGCCGCGCCGGTGGTGGAAAGGCTGA
- a CDS encoding GMC family oxidoreductase has translation MDADYVIVGAGSAGCVLANRLSADPKVKVVLLEAGGKDTNPWIHIPVGYFKTMHNPKVDWCYRTEPDPGLNGRSIDWPRGKVLGGSSSLNGLLYVRGQKEDYDRWRQMGNEGWGWDDVLPLFKKSEDQERGADDYHGTGGPLSVSNMRIQRPICDAWVAAAQAAGYPFNPDYNGAEQEGVGYFQLTTRNGRRCSSAVAYLKPARTRPNLHIVTHAQVQRLVLDGKRATGVEYSDASGRRQIVSASREIVLSSGAIGSPQILMLSGIGDPDHLKENGIEPRHALAGVGKNLQDHLQARLVFKCNEPTLNDEVRSLFNQARIAMKYALFRAGPMTMAASLATGFMRTRPDVATPDIQFHVQPWSADSPGEGVHPFSAFTMSVCQLRPESRGEVRLSGSDPRTYPKLIPNYLSTDTDCRTLVDGIKIARNIARTAPLSTKIAEEFRPTATLDMEDYDGTLDWARNNSVSIYHPTGTCKMGQGADAVVDAKLKVHGIEGLRVADCSIMPEIVSGNTNAPAIMIGEKASHLISGAA, from the coding sequence GTGGATGCAGACTATGTGATCGTGGGCGCCGGCTCGGCCGGTTGCGTGCTGGCGAACCGGCTGAGTGCGGATCCGAAGGTAAAGGTGGTGCTGCTGGAAGCTGGCGGAAAAGACACCAACCCGTGGATCCACATCCCCGTCGGCTACTTCAAGACCATGCATAATCCCAAGGTCGACTGGTGCTACCGGACCGAGCCGGATCCGGGTTTGAATGGCCGGTCGATTGACTGGCCGCGCGGTAAGGTTCTGGGCGGGTCTTCGTCGTTGAATGGCCTGCTTTACGTGCGCGGGCAGAAGGAAGATTACGACCGCTGGCGGCAGATGGGCAACGAGGGCTGGGGATGGGACGATGTCCTGCCTCTGTTCAAGAAGTCCGAGGATCAGGAACGCGGTGCGGACGATTATCACGGCACCGGCGGCCCGCTTTCGGTCTCGAACATGCGCATCCAGCGCCCGATCTGCGATGCCTGGGTCGCTGCGGCGCAGGCGGCGGGATACCCTTTCAACCCTGATTACAACGGGGCTGAACAGGAGGGTGTCGGTTATTTTCAGCTCACCACGCGAAACGGCCGCCGCTGCAGCTCTGCCGTGGCCTATCTGAAACCGGCCCGCACACGTCCAAACCTGCACATCGTGACCCATGCCCAGGTCCAGCGCCTTGTGCTGGATGGAAAACGCGCAACGGGCGTCGAGTATTCGGACGCATCGGGCCGACGGCAGATCGTCAGCGCCAGCCGCGAGATCGTGTTGAGTTCGGGCGCGATCGGCTCCCCTCAGATCCTGATGCTGTCGGGCATCGGCGACCCGGATCACCTCAAGGAAAACGGGATCGAACCGCGGCATGCCCTGGCGGGGGTGGGCAAGAACCTGCAAGACCACCTTCAGGCCAGGCTCGTCTTCAAGTGTAACGAGCCCACTTTGAACGATGAGGTGCGCAGCCTCTTCAACCAGGCGCGCATAGCCATGAAATACGCACTTTTCCGTGCGGGTCCCATGACCATGGCCGCAAGCCTTGCAACCGGCTTCATGCGGACCCGGCCAGATGTCGCAACGCCCGACATTCAGTTTCACGTCCAACCCTGGTCAGCCGACAGCCCCGGCGAAGGCGTGCATCCGTTTTCTGCCTTCACAATGTCGGTCTGCCAATTGCGCCCTGAAAGCCGGGGCGAGGTTCGGCTGAGCGGATCGGACCCCAGGACCTATCCCAAGCTGATCCCGAATTACCTGTCGACCGACACGGATTGCCGAACCCTTGTCGATGGCATCAAGATTGCCCGAAACATCGCACGGACCGCACCGCTCAGCACCAAGATCGCTGAGGAATTCCGACCGACCGCGACGCTTGATATGGAGGATTACGACGGCACACTGGATTGGGCCCGCAACAACTCCGTCTCGATCTATCATCCAACCGGAACGTGCAAGATGGGCCAGGGCGCGGACGCTGTCGTCGATGCAAAACTGAAGGTACACGGTATCGAAGGTCTGCGTGTCGCGGATTGTTCGATCATGCCCGAGATCGTGTCGGGCAACACCAACGCGCCCGCGATCATGATCGGGGAAAAGGCCAGCCATCTGATTTCAGGGGCGGCCTGA
- a CDS encoding DMT family transporter, whose protein sequence is MTDRAIPASQDGRAITLMIIAICSFSLMDVTVKALAPIVGTIPALWARYTGQMVIVLVLISPHLRQTVRTEFPVLQLARSVLLMGATAFFFLALSRIPLTDAAALMSINPVIITLGAALFLGERLGPRRVTGIFVALCGALIIIRPGSDVFSPAALYPLAAALCYSSYALLTRRVGDRESVWTSLFYTGLVGTLLLSVAVPFAWTPPPLEGWLLMGLVALFGTGGQLFLIRAFSAGEASMLAPYSYVGLIFAAVWGVVFFSEWPDGWTVCGALVIALAGLYVWYRETYRR, encoded by the coding sequence ATGACTGATCGCGCCATTCCCGCGTCCCAGGACGGGCGTGCGATCACGCTCATGATAATCGCGATCTGCAGCTTTTCCCTGATGGATGTGACGGTCAAGGCGCTGGCGCCCATCGTAGGCACGATCCCCGCGCTTTGGGCGCGGTACACGGGCCAGATGGTGATCGTGCTTGTCCTGATCTCGCCGCATCTGCGCCAGACGGTGCGAACCGAATTCCCGGTGTTACAGCTGGCCCGATCGGTTCTTTTGATGGGCGCGACCGCCTTTTTCTTTCTGGCGCTCAGCCGTATTCCCCTGACCGATGCCGCCGCGCTGATGTCGATTAATCCGGTGATCATCACGCTGGGTGCCGCCTTGTTTCTGGGCGAGAGGCTGGGACCGCGACGCGTGACGGGCATTTTCGTCGCCTTGTGTGGCGCCCTGATCATCATCCGGCCCGGCAGTGATGTCTTTTCCCCGGCCGCGCTTTACCCGCTTGCAGCGGCTCTGTGTTATTCGAGCTATGCGCTTCTGACACGGCGGGTCGGAGACCGCGAAAGCGTATGGACCTCGCTCTTTTACACCGGACTTGTCGGAACGCTCCTTCTGAGCGTCGCCGTGCCCTTTGCCTGGACCCCGCCACCGCTTGAAGGGTGGTTGCTGATGGGTCTGGTCGCCCTTTTCGGAACAGGCGGGCAGCTTTTTCTCATCCGGGCCTTCAGCGCGGGGGAGGCGAGCATGCTTGCGCCCTACTCCTATGTCGGTCTGATCTTCGCGGCGGTCTGGGGTGTTGTGTTTTTCAGCGAATGGCCGGATGGGTGGACGGTGTGCGGCGCGCTTGTGATCGCGTTGGCCGGGCTTTATGTCTGGTATCGCGAAACCTATCGCCGCTAG
- a CDS encoding lysophospholipid acyltransferase family protein, translating to MPADPRDLPLLSRVRLYAVNLVLRGLIGGAMLLPYAKRVRLMGWLVARIIAPLARFDTRIRDNLNLVCPDLPEAEIQRLCRAVPDNAGRTLIEIYSGQPFIDRAKAAPIQGPGFSALEAARASGRPVILVTGHFGNYDVARANLIARGHNMGALYRRMANPYFNEHYVRSISAIGTPMFEQGRRGMMEMVKHLKSGGLLGILTDLHAHGGKALTFFGKPAVTSVVTAELALKYDAELIPIYAVRQPNGLDFEIVMQAPIPHSDPETMTQAVNDGLERLVRDHMDQWFWIHRRWKPWFDVGLQTDSVGLGVKE from the coding sequence ATGCCTGCCGATCCCCGTGACCTGCCCCTGTTGAGCCGTGTGCGGCTTTATGCCGTGAACCTCGTTTTGCGCGGCCTGATCGGTGGCGCGATGCTTTTGCCCTACGCGAAACGGGTGCGGTTGATGGGCTGGCTTGTGGCACGGATCATTGCGCCCCTGGCGCGGTTCGACACACGCATTCGGGACAATCTGAACCTTGTCTGCCCGGATCTGCCGGAGGCAGAAATCCAGCGTCTCTGCCGCGCCGTACCCGACAATGCAGGCCGCACCTTGATCGAGATTTACTCGGGTCAGCCTTTCATCGACCGCGCAAAGGCCGCACCCATTCAGGGACCCGGCTTTTCCGCACTTGAGGCTGCGCGGGCGAGCGGACGTCCGGTGATCCTCGTGACAGGTCATTTCGGAAATTACGATGTGGCCCGCGCCAACCTGATTGCACGCGGTCACAATATGGGTGCGCTTTATCGCAGGATGGCAAACCCATATTTCAACGAACATTACGTGCGCTCAATCTCGGCCATCGGCACCCCCATGTTCGAACAGGGCCGCCGGGGTATGATGGAGATGGTCAAACATCTTAAATCCGGCGGACTTCTGGGTATTCTCACAGATCTGCACGCCCACGGCGGCAAGGCGCTGACATTTTTCGGCAAACCGGCTGTCACCTCGGTGGTCACAGCGGAACTGGCCCTGAAATACGATGCAGAGTTGATCCCGATCTACGCGGTGCGCCAACCGAATGGCCTCGACTTCGAAATCGTGATGCAGGCGCCCATCCCGCATTCGGACCCTGAAACGATGACGCAAGCGGTCAATGACGGGCTCGAACGGCTGGTACGCGATCATATGGACCAATGGTTCTGGATCCATCGTCGGTGGAAACCCTGGTTCGATGTCGGCCTGCAGACCGACTCTGTCGGCCTGGGTGTGAAGGAGTAA
- a CDS encoding GFA family protein: MTGGCLCGAIRYRMSEKPDYASYCHCGMCRKATGAPFAGFVEAAGHIAWDPEPPAEFASSPGILRRFCRICGSALTFETDDIVFVTLGSLDKPEDVRVQCHTYTEFRLPDILISDDLPSHPDPAGGKGGRP, encoded by the coding sequence ATGACCGGCGGATGTCTTTGCGGGGCGATACGGTATCGGATGTCCGAAAAACCGGACTATGCAAGCTATTGTCATTGCGGGATGTGCCGCAAAGCGACCGGTGCCCCATTCGCAGGCTTCGTGGAAGCTGCCGGTCACATAGCGTGGGACCCGGAACCACCCGCCGAGTTTGCGTCATCTCCCGGAATTCTGCGCCGTTTCTGCCGCATCTGCGGAAGCGCATTGACGTTCGAGACTGACGACATCGTTTTCGTCACGCTCGGAAGTCTCGACAAGCCAGAAGATGTGCGCGTGCAATGCCACACCTATACGGAATTCCGCCTGCCGGACATCCTGATATCAGACGATCTTCCCTCGCATCCAGATCCTGCAGGTGGCAAGGGCGGACGACCTTAG
- a CDS encoding thioredoxin family protein: MKSFLLSLLLLLTSLAVPATAQNSPVVVELFTSQGCSSCPPADKLMHELADRDDVIALALHVDYWDYIGWKDEYADPAYTARQKAYAVEAGRRSIYTPQMIINGMDDVVGARAMQLADLIMKHKAVPAKITLKIARDGKNVVIRADAVEEATGAVMVVQLVRYQHERTAHIMRGENAGRHMTYRNVVDGWTVLGEWDGRKPLEMKAEASDDRPAVVLIQSEKTGPIVAAAKVD, from the coding sequence ATGAAGTCATTCCTGCTATCCCTGTTGCTTCTGCTCACGTCGCTTGCCGTTCCCGCGACAGCTCAGAACAGTCCCGTCGTGGTTGAGCTTTTCACGTCGCAGGGCTGCTCATCCTGTCCGCCAGCGGACAAGCTGATGCACGAACTGGCGGATCGCGATGATGTCATCGCTCTGGCGCTGCACGTCGATTATTGGGACTATATTGGCTGGAAGGACGAATATGCCGACCCCGCTTACACCGCGCGGCAAAAGGCGTATGCGGTCGAGGCCGGGCGCAGGTCGATCTATACGCCTCAAATGATCATCAACGGCATGGATGATGTCGTTGGCGCGCGGGCGATGCAGCTGGCCGACCTGATCATGAAACACAAAGCCGTGCCCGCGAAGATCACCCTGAAGATCGCGCGCGATGGGAAGAATGTCGTGATCCGCGCCGACGCGGTCGAAGAAGCGACAGGCGCTGTGATGGTTGTTCAACTTGTGCGATATCAACACGAGCGCACGGCGCACATCATGCGTGGCGAAAACGCTGGGCGACACATGACCTATCGCAACGTTGTGGACGGCTGGACCGTTCTTGGCGAATGGGATGGTCGGAAGCCGCTCGAAATGAAGGCGGAGGCGTCCGATGATCGTCCTGCCGTGGTCCTGATCCAGAGTGAAAAGACGGGGCCGATCGTGGCGGCGGCCAAGGTCGACTGA
- the acnA gene encoding aconitate hydratase AcnA codes for MPITVGQDTAKTRKTLTVGGQSVSYYSIPAATEAGLGDFSKLPAALKVVLENMLRFEDGKTVHVDDIKAFAEWAEKGGKNPREIAYRPARVLMQDFTGVPAVVDLAAMRDGIVALGGDPEKINPLNPVDLVIDHSVMIDEFGNPRAFQMNVDREYERNMERYTFLKWGQNAFNNFRVVPPGTGICHQVNLEYLAQTVWTDHDQNGAEVAYPDTLVGTDSHTTMVNGAAVLGWGVGGIEAEAAMLGQPISMLIPEVVGFELTGQMVEGTTGTDLVLKVVEMLREKGVVGKFVEFYGAGLDTLPLADRATIANMAPEYGATCGFFPIDGETLRYLRNTGRDEDRIALVEAYAKENGFWRGDDYAPVYTDTLHLDMGTIVPAISGPKRPQDYVALTEAQTAFRREMEETFKRPMGKEVAVAGEDYTMESGKVVIASITSCTNTSNPYVMIGAGLVARKAHELGLNRKPWVKTSLAPGSQVVSAYLEAAGLQDDLDAIGFNLVGYGCTTCIGNSGPIQKELSDAIAEGDLVATSVLSGNRNFEGRISPDVRANYLASPPLVVAYALAGTMDIDLASAPIAQTPDGKDVYLKDIWPTQQEIAELVDKTVTREAFMEKYAEVFTGDEKWQSVETTDEKTYDWPPTSTYVQNPPYFQGITMDTKKIENIEGAKVLAVLGDMITTDHISPAGSFKETTPAGQYLTERQVAPREFNSYGSRRGNHEIMMRGTFANIRIKNEMLDGVEGGYTKGPDGEQTSIYDAAMAYQEEGTPLVVFGGEQYGAGSSRDWAAKGTALLGVKAVIAESFERIHRSNLVGMGVIPFEFTGGHTRKSLGLTGEETVSIHGLDTIQPLQEVPCTIIMADGTVKEITLKCRIDTAVEIEYIENGGVLHYVLRNLAKAA; via the coding sequence ATGCCCATCACAGTCGGACAGGACACAGCCAAAACCCGCAAGACGCTCACCGTCGGCGGACAGAGTGTTTCCTATTATTCCATCCCCGCCGCGACCGAGGCCGGTCTGGGCGATTTCTCCAAACTGCCCGCCGCGCTGAAAGTGGTGCTGGAGAACATGCTGCGCTTCGAGGATGGCAAGACTGTGCATGTCGACGACATCAAAGCCTTCGCCGAATGGGCCGAAAAGGGCGGCAAGAACCCGCGTGAGATCGCGTATCGCCCCGCCCGCGTGCTGATGCAGGACTTTACCGGCGTACCGGCGGTGGTGGACCTGGCCGCGATGCGCGACGGGATCGTGGCCCTGGGTGGCGATCCGGAAAAGATCAACCCGCTCAACCCTGTCGACCTCGTAATCGACCACTCGGTCATGATCGACGAGTTTGGCAACCCCCGCGCCTTCCAGATGAACGTGGACCGCGAATACGAGCGGAACATGGAGCGGTATACTTTCCTCAAATGGGGTCAGAACGCGTTCAACAATTTCCGCGTGGTGCCCCCGGGAACCGGCATCTGCCACCAGGTGAACCTCGAATACCTCGCGCAAACGGTCTGGACCGACCACGACCAGAACGGTGCCGAAGTGGCATACCCCGACACGCTGGTGGGTACCGACAGCCACACCACCATGGTCAACGGCGCCGCCGTTCTGGGCTGGGGCGTCGGCGGGATCGAGGCCGAAGCCGCGATGCTGGGCCAGCCCATCTCCATGCTGATCCCCGAGGTCGTGGGTTTTGAGCTGACCGGCCAGATGGTCGAAGGCACCACCGGCACCGACCTCGTTCTTAAAGTGGTCGAGATGCTGCGCGAAAAAGGCGTTGTCGGCAAATTCGTGGAATTCTACGGCGCGGGCCTCGACACCCTGCCGCTCGCCGACCGGGCCACCATCGCCAACATGGCGCCCGAATATGGCGCCACCTGCGGCTTCTTCCCCATCGACGGCGAAACGCTGCGCTACCTGCGCAACACCGGCCGGGACGAGGACCGCATCGCGCTGGTCGAAGCCTACGCCAAGGAAAACGGCTTCTGGCGCGGCGACGATTACGCACCCGTCTATACCGACACGCTGCACCTCGACATGGGCACCATCGTGCCTGCCATCTCCGGCCCCAAACGCCCTCAGGACTACGTGGCCCTCACCGAGGCACAGACCGCCTTCCGCCGCGAGATGGAAGAGACCTTCAAACGTCCCATGGGCAAGGAGGTCGCCGTCGCGGGCGAAGACTACACGATGGAATCGGGCAAGGTCGTCATCGCCTCCATCACCTCCTGCACCAACACGTCGAACCCCTACGTGATGATCGGCGCCGGCCTCGTTGCCCGCAAGGCGCATGAGCTGGGCCTGAACCGCAAGCCGTGGGTGAAAACCTCCCTCGCCCCTGGCTCTCAGGTCGTCTCCGCCTATCTGGAGGCTGCCGGGCTTCAGGACGATCTGGATGCGATTGGCTTCAACCTCGTGGGCTATGGCTGCACCACCTGCATCGGCAATTCCGGCCCGATCCAGAAAGAGCTGTCGGATGCCATCGCCGAGGGTGACCTCGTCGCGACCTCCGTGCTCTCAGGCAACCGCAACTTCGAAGGCCGCATCTCTCCCGACGTGCGCGCCAACTACCTCGCATCGCCCCCGCTGGTCGTGGCCTATGCTTTGGCCGGCACGATGGATATCGACCTCGCCTCCGCCCCCATTGCCCAGACCCCGGACGGCAAGGACGTCTATCTGAAAGACATCTGGCCCACCCAGCAGGAGATCGCGGAGCTTGTCGACAAGACCGTCACCCGCGAAGCCTTCATGGAGAAATATGCCGAGGTCTTCACCGGCGACGAGAAGTGGCAAAGCGTCGAGACCACGGACGAGAAAACATACGACTGGCCGCCGACATCCACTTACGTCCAGAACCCGCCCTATTTCCAGGGTATCACCATGGACACCAAGAAGATCGAGAATATCGAAGGCGCCAAGGTCCTCGCGGTTCTGGGTGACATGATCACCACCGACCACATCTCGCCCGCAGGCTCCTTCAAGGAGACGACCCCCGCCGGCCAATACCTGACCGAACGCCAGGTCGCCCCGCGTGAGTTCAACTCCTACGGCTCCCGCCGTGGCAATCACGAGATCATGATGCGCGGCACCTTCGCCAATATCCGCATCAAGAACGAGATGCTGGATGGCGTCGAAGGCGGCTATACCAAGGGCCCCGACGGCGAACAGACCTCGATCTACGACGCCGCCATGGCCTATCAGGAGGAGGGCACGCCCCTGGTCGTCTTCGGCGGCGAGCAATACGGCGCCGGTTCCTCCCGCGACTGGGCCGCGAAGGGCACCGCCCTTCTGGGTGTGAAGGCCGTGATCGCCGAAAGCTTCGAGCGCATCCACCGGTCCAACCTCGTGGGCATGGGCGTGATCCCGTTCGAATTCACCGGCGGACACACCCGCAAATCGCTGGGCCTCACGGGGGAGGAGACGGTCTCCATCCACGGTCTCGACACGATCCAGCCGCTGCAGGAGGTGCCCTGCACCATCATCATGGCGGACGGCACGGTGAAAGAGATCACGCTGAAATGCCGGATCGATACCGCGGTGGAGATCGAGTACATCGAAAACGGCGGCGTGCTGCATTACGTGCTGCGCAACCTCGCCAAGGCGGCCTGA
- a CDS encoding SDR family oxidoreductase produces the protein MAPAVRFLASDAARFITGEVLPVSGGYRL, from the coding sequence ATCGCCCCCGCCGTCCGCTTCCTCGCCTCAGACGCCGCCCGCTTCATCACCGGAGAGGTCCTCCCCGTCTCCGGCGGCTACCGCCTCTAA
- a CDS encoding DsbE family thiol:disulfide interchange protein — protein sequence MAKVSPLMIAPPAIFAAFAVMAGVGMFREDPDALPSAREGQPAPAVVLTDLPGKTMFDDETLRDGEVKLVNYWASWCAPCRVEHPNLDILAKEGIPIYGVNYKDDPDNAIAFLEELGDPYQGIGADVSGRMALDWGLYGVPETYVIDGEGTIMLRFAGPVTQRVMEETLRPAIERALSN from the coding sequence ATGGCTAAAGTCTCTCCCTTGATGATTGCACCGCCGGCCATCTTCGCGGCGTTCGCGGTCATGGCCGGGGTCGGGATGTTTCGCGAAGACCCCGACGCGCTGCCGTCAGCACGCGAGGGACAGCCCGCACCCGCGGTGGTCCTGACCGATCTTCCTGGAAAGACCATGTTCGACGACGAAACGCTGCGCGACGGAGAGGTGAAGCTGGTCAATTATTGGGCCAGCTGGTGCGCACCCTGCCGGGTCGAGCATCCAAATCTCGATATATTGGCCAAGGAAGGCATCCCGATCTACGGGGTGAATTACAAGGATGATCCGGATAATGCGATTGCGTTTCTGGAAGAGCTTGGTGACCCCTATCAGGGGATCGGCGCCGACGTGTCAGGGCGCATGGCGCTGGATTGGGGACTTTACGGCGTACCGGAGACCTACGTGATCGACGGAGAAGGAACGATCATGTTGCGCTTTGCCGGGCCGGTGACGCAAAGGGTGATGGAAGAAACGCTCCGCCCCGCAATCGAGCGCGCGCTGTCAAATTGA
- the ccmD gene encoding heme exporter protein CcmD, whose protein sequence is MPDLGKYADAVLSAYAASILLLIAIVVLSLWKGAKVRSEMERIEGRRNRDG, encoded by the coding sequence ATGCCGGATCTGGGGAAATATGCCGACGCGGTGCTGTCGGCCTACGCGGCCTCCATTCTTTTGCTGATCGCGATTGTGGTGCTGTCGCTTTGGAAAGGGGCCAAGGTGCGTTCAGAGATGGAACGCATTGAGGGGCGGAGAAACCGCGATGGCTAA
- a CDS encoding heme ABC transporter permease has translation MSLWEYANPRKFLATTSRVLPWMWGLAALCLVVGLTWGFFFTPDDFRQGSTVKIIYLHVPSALMAINAWLMMLVASLVWLVRRHHVSALAAKAAAPVGIVMTLIALATGAIWGQPMWGTWWAWDPRLTSFLILFLFYLGYVALWEAIEDPDTAADLTSVLCLVGSVFALLSRYAVNFWNQGLHQGASLSLDKEENVADVFYHPLLVCIAGFVLLFVALVLYRTGTEIHARRIKALMARERVAA, from the coding sequence ATGTCGCTTTGGGAATATGCAAATCCGCGCAAGTTTCTGGCCACGACGTCCCGCGTTTTGCCGTGGATGTGGGGCCTTGCTGCGCTCTGCCTGGTGGTCGGCCTGACCTGGGGCTTTTTCTTCACGCCGGATGATTTCCGGCAGGGGTCCACCGTGAAGATCATTTATCTTCACGTGCCATCTGCGCTGATGGCGATCAATGCCTGGCTGATGATGCTGGTGGCGTCGCTGGTCTGGCTGGTGCGGCGTCATCATGTGAGCGCGCTGGCAGCCAAGGCGGCCGCGCCCGTTGGCATCGTGATGACGCTGATCGCGCTGGCAACCGGGGCCATCTGGGGACAGCCGATGTGGGGGACGTGGTGGGCGTGGGATCCGCGCCTGACGTCGTTCCTGATCCTCTTTCTCTTTTATCTTGGCTACGTGGCGCTTTGGGAAGCGATCGAGGATCCTGATACCGCGGCCGATCTGACATCGGTCCTGTGTCTGGTTGGATCTGTCTTTGCGTTGCTCAGCCGCTACGCGGTGAATTTCTGGAACCAGGGCTTGCATCAGGGCGCGTCGCTCAGCCTCGACAAGGAAGAGAACGTGGCGGATGTGTTCTATCATCCTCTTCTGGTCTGCATCGCAGGCTTTGTTCTGCTGTTTGTGGCTCTTGTGCTTTACCGGACAGGCACCGAGATACATGCCCGCCGGATCAAGGCACTGATGGCACGTGAGAGGGTTGCGGCCTGA